A single genomic interval of Rhododendron vialii isolate Sample 1 chromosome 3a, ASM3025357v1 harbors:
- the LOC131320439 gene encoding uncharacterized protein LOC131320439 has protein sequence MSQFRDPNPTHHPFKLFVSPATDHLTKFFKWAVLIALLASLSLVLYSAFTSPTGWFPCPDYHAPTRNTTHLFNETRNISVGPTNISHIVFGIGGSAKTWTHRRRYSELWWQPDVTRGYVWLDERPDPNTTSPGKSPPYRVSENWTRFKHSSSQPAVRIARIVLESFRLGLPDVRWFVMGDDDTVFFTDNLVSVLSKYDHHSMYYVGGNSESVEQNVMHSYEMAFGGGGFAISYPLAAELVKVLDGCIDRYYKFYGSDQRVWACVKEIGVSLTKERGFHQIDVRGDAYGLLAAHPVTPLVSFHHLDSVNPLFPGRTQLESLQILIQAYRIDPVQTLQQSFCHDRKRKWSISVAWGYTAQIYPSLLAAKDLATPMHTFKTWRSWSNGPFTFNTRPVKSDPCQQPIIYFLDEVEEVGHGQTLTRYKVNLGEPQKKCGSSITAVQRIVVLASKMDPQELVEGPRRRCCEIGESLKRNTMRVRIRNCKRCETVTV, from the exons ATGTCCCAGTTTCGAGACCCGAATCCGACTCACCACCCCTTCAAGCTTTTCGTCTCTCCCGCCACTGATCATCTAACAAAGTTCTTCAAATGGGCCGTTTTGATCGCCCTACTCGCCTCCCTTTCACTCGTTCTCTACTCCGCATTCACCAGCCCCACCGGGTGGTTCCCCTGCCCCGACTACCACGCCCCGACCCGAAACACCACTCATCTCTTCAACGAAACCCGCAACATAAGTGTCGGCCCCACCAACATCTCCCACATCGTTTTCGGCATCGGTGGGTCTGCGAAGACGTGGACCCACCGCCGCCGCTACAGCGAGCTTTGGTGGCAACCCGACGTCACCCGCGGCTACGTCTGGCTCGACGAAAGACCCGACCCGAACACAACCTCGCCCGGAAAGTCGCCCCCGTACCGGGTCTCCGAAAACTGGACCCGGTTCAAGCACTCGAGTTCGCAACCTGCGGTCCGAATCGCCCGGATTGTGTTGGAATCGTTTCGCCTCGGGTTGCCCGACGTGAGATGGTTCGTGATGGGTGACGATGATACGGTGTTTTTCACTGACAACTTAGTTTCGGTGCTGTCGAAGTACGACCACCATTCGATGTACTACGTGGGTGGGAACTCCGAAAGCGTGGAGCAAAACGTGATGCACTCGTACGAGATGGCGTTCGGCGGCGGCGGGTTCGCGATCAGCTACCCACTTGCGGCGGAGCTGGTCAAAGTGTTGGACGGCTGTATCGATCGTTACTACAAATTCTACGGCTCTGATCAGAGGGTGTGGGCGTGTGTGAAAGAGATTGGGGTTTCTCTCACTAAAGAACGTGGGTTCCACCAG ATTGATGTCAGAGGTGATGCATATGGTCTACTAGCAGCTCACCCAGTGACACCCCTTGTATCCTTCCACCACCTCGACTCGGTAAACCCCTTGTTCCCTGGCCGAACTCAGCTCGAATCATTGCAAATCCTGATCCAAGCATACCGCATTGACCCAGTCCAAACCCTGCAGCAAAGTTTCTGCCATGACCGTAAGCGGAAATGGTCCATTTCCGTCGCATGGGGCTATACTGCCCAGATTTACCCCTCATTGTTGGCTGCAAAGGATTTGGCGACGCCTATGCATACTTTTAAGACGTGGAGGAGCTGGAGCAATGGGCCATTCACGTTCAATACCCGGCCCGTGAAGTCCGACCCGTGTCAGCAGCCGATTATTTACTTTTTGGACGAGGTTGAGGAGGTGGGTCACGGTCAGACCCTGACTAGGTACAAGGTGAATTTGGGTGAGCCACAAAAGAAGTGTGGCTCATCCATAACGGCTGTGCAAAGAATTGTGGTCTTAGCATCAAAGATGGACCCTCAAGAGTTGGTGGAG
- the LOC131320440 gene encoding replication protein A 32 kDa subunit A-like translates to MPVTNFDELTFLFVECIHFQVQNSRTKQGDATTQSHSVTPSTNTISRDGSNGYQSTPPNHFSGRFSVEGLKGFDQMVLDYLQQPSNF, encoded by the exons ATGCCCGTGACAAACTTCGATGAGCTTACCTTCCTCTTCGTCGAGTGTATACATTTCCAAGTGCAAAATTCCAGAACAAAG CAAGGAGATGCCACAACTCAGTCTCATTCTGTGACTCCATCTACAAACACAATTTCGAGGGATGGATCAAATGGATATCAGTCAACACCACCAAATCAT TTCTCTGGACGATTTAGTGTAGAGGGACTGAAGGGATTTGATCAAATGGTGCTTGATTATCTGCAGCAACCTTCAAACTT TTGA
- the LOC131321211 gene encoding uncharacterized protein LOC131321211, whose amino-acid sequence MGVTDEQKVTLATFTLKGQALIWWEGSQRLLSAPLPGIQPPVPQVITWARFVRAFNDRYCPETYRFQQEADFINLKQGSMSVAEYEAKFNALSAYATDMVDTEEKKSRRFRGGLEDNVRTRMMIYKEKDYADLIETTKKIGKDVEEMFSKREQSKKGKFEARQASQGGKSSAFHRGGGEFQHLKGQSEGKQQGSQSYEASKPSFGRGSSSSGRGTPFQCYRCGSPDHRMRDCPESGKGFKCFRCGKMGHIATHCTKPQASGASSSGSVPAGRGMNVGRPVRRGGGAGGTIAPGRVFAMTRQNVQATPNVVTGTLMVFGVNAQILIDPGSTHSFVSNLFSVHLNVF is encoded by the coding sequence ATGGGAGTAACTGATGAACAGAAGGTGACTTTAGCGACCTTCACCTTGAAAGGGCAAGCTTTAATATGGTGGGAGGGAAGTCAGAGGTTGCTGTCAGCCCCATTACCAGGCATTCAGCCACCAGTGCCACAAGTCATTACGTGGGCAAGGTTTGTGAGGGCCTTTAATGATCGTTACTGTCCTGAGACGTATCGTTTCCAGCAGGAAgcagattttattaatcttaaaCAGGGGAGTATGTCGGTGGCCGAATATGAAGCCAAGTTTAATGCTCTTTCAGCCTATGCTACGGATATGGTGGATACTGAAGAAAAGAAGAGTAGACGGTTCAGAGGTGGGTTGGAGGATAATGTTCGAACCAGAATGATgatttataaagaaaaagactATGCGGATTTGATTGAAACAACAAAGAAGATTGGCAAGGATGTTGAAGAGATGTTTAGTAAACGAGAACAATCAAAAAAGGGTAAATTCGAGGCGAGGCAGGCTAGCCAGGGGGGAAAATCAAGCGCTTTCCATAGAGGTGGAGGAGAATTTCAACATTTGAAAGGTCAGAGTGAGGGAAAACAGCAAGGTAGTCAAAGCTATGAGGCAAGTAAGCCAAGTTTTGGCAGGGGGAGTAGTTCAAGTGGACGTGGAACTCCTTTTCAGTGTTATCGGTGTGGGTCGCCCGATCATCGCATGAGAGATTGTCCGGAATCGGGAAAAGGGTTTAAATGTTTTAGATGTGGAAAAATGGGGCATATTGCAACTCATTGCACGAAACCACAAGCTTCAGGTGCATCTTCTAGTGGCAGTGTTCCGGCTGGCCGTGGAATGAATGTTGGTAGGCCTGTTCGTCGGGGTGGTGGAGCGGGTGGAACTATAGCACCAGGGAGAGTGTTCGCCATGACACGACAAAATGTCCAGGCAACTCCAAACGTGGTGACAGGTACTTTAATGGTTTTTGGTGTTAATGCACAAATTTTAATTGATCCTGGTTCTACGCATTCTTTTGTGTCGAACTTGTTTAGTGTGCATTTGAATGTGTTTTAG